The Fibrobacter sp. UWEL genome includes a region encoding these proteins:
- a CDS encoding ABC transporter ATP-binding protein yields MTAIKLENISYKYPKATKEALSLVNLEIPEGSFFALLGPNGAGKTTMLRLLCGRFGAFSGELKIDEKLRGPNGFLDPKSYGILLENPGTYPKLSIEEYVNYFAGFYGVSTSRERMSALSQKLELPDLSTRLSALSLGNRQKVQILRAMIHNPKLLILDEPVANLDPVSRETVWNLISDWRKQEGGTAIVCSHILAEMESEATDFAIINRGAVLKQGRVSELACDKKSFQLELPQNMTEEQIRTALEKAGLSGIQIKQSKTSLSDLYRNTVQ; encoded by the coding sequence ATGACCGCAATTAAGCTGGAAAACATTTCCTACAAATATCCGAAGGCTACTAAAGAAGCTCTTTCCCTGGTGAATCTCGAAATTCCCGAGGGGAGCTTTTTTGCCTTGCTTGGACCCAATGGGGCAGGGAAGACTACCATGCTACGGCTTCTTTGCGGTCGTTTCGGAGCATTCTCCGGCGAACTGAAAATTGACGAAAAACTTCGCGGTCCTAATGGTTTTCTGGACCCGAAATCCTATGGCATTCTTCTTGAAAATCCCGGGACTTATCCCAAGCTTTCCATCGAAGAATACGTGAATTATTTTGCGGGGTTTTACGGTGTTTCCACATCTCGCGAGAGAATGTCGGCCCTTAGCCAAAAACTGGAACTGCCTGATCTCTCGACTCGGCTCTCCGCGCTGTCCCTAGGCAATCGTCAGAAGGTTCAAATCCTAAGAGCTATGATTCACAATCCCAAGCTCCTGATTCTGGATGAACCGGTAGCTAACCTGGATCCGGTATCCCGAGAAACGGTGTGGAACTTGATTTCTGACTGGCGCAAGCAGGAAGGCGGTACGGCCATTGTCTGCTCCCATATCCTGGCAGAAATGGAATCGGAAGCCACGGATTTCGCCATCATCAATAGAGGCGCTGTCCTTAAACAGGGCCGCGTGTCGGAATTAGCTTGTGATAAGAAGTCCTTCCAATTGGAACTGCCCCAGAACATGACGGAAGAACAAATCCGGACGGCCTTAGAAAAGGCTGGTCTTTCTGGAATTCAAATTAAGCAGTCCAAAACCAGCTTGTCTGACTTGTACCGCAATACGGTTCAATAA
- the glyA gene encoding serine hydroxymethyltransferase yields the protein MLKSTLQQTDPAIYAIIQEEAERQEYGIELIASENYTSKAVMEAMGSVLTNKYSEGYVGKRYYGGNEVIDKMEALAIERCKQLFGCDHANIQPLSGSPANAAVYMAVLKPGDKVLGLKLDHGGHLSHGHPVNFSGMLYNFVQYEVDKESGRIDMEKVREVALREKPKMILAGFSAYSRNLDWKKFKEIADEVGALTMADISHVAGLIAGKAIESPVPYFDIVTTTTHKTLRGPRSAIIMCKDKMIKKIVKGEEKEVSLPKAIDAGLFPGMQGGPHDHINAGKAVAFLEALQPEFQTYAQNIIKNAKAMADELMKLGYKIISDGTDNHLMVVDMTSKGIGGKDAEVAMEKVGISCSRSTIPFDTRKPMDPSGVRLGTAAITTRGFDEEDSREVARIIDRCIQNKDNEEGLKAIRQEIVELCKKHPLYK from the coding sequence ATGCTGAAATCTACACTGCAACAGACCGATCCGGCTATCTACGCTATCATCCAGGAAGAAGCCGAACGTCAGGAATATGGCATCGAACTGATCGCCTCCGAAAACTACACCTCCAAGGCCGTCATGGAAGCTATGGGCTCCGTGCTGACCAACAAGTACAGCGAAGGCTACGTCGGCAAGCGCTACTACGGTGGTAACGAAGTGATCGACAAGATGGAAGCTCTCGCCATCGAACGTTGCAAGCAGCTCTTTGGTTGCGACCACGCCAACATCCAGCCCCTTTCCGGTTCTCCCGCAAACGCAGCTGTTTACATGGCTGTCCTCAAGCCGGGTGACAAGGTCCTGGGCCTCAAGCTCGACCACGGTGGACACCTTTCTCACGGCCATCCGGTGAACTTCTCCGGTATGCTCTACAACTTCGTCCAGTACGAAGTGGATAAGGAATCCGGCCGCATTGATATGGAAAAGGTTCGCGAAGTTGCTCTCCGCGAAAAGCCCAAGATGATTCTCGCAGGCTTCTCTGCTTACAGCCGTAACCTGGACTGGAAGAAGTTCAAGGAAATCGCCGACGAAGTTGGCGCCCTCACCATGGCTGACATTTCTCACGTTGCTGGCCTCATCGCTGGTAAGGCTATCGAATCTCCGGTTCCTTACTTCGATATCGTCACCACCACCACTCATAAGACTCTCCGCGGCCCCCGTTCTGCAATCATTATGTGTAAGGACAAGATGATCAAGAAGATCGTCAAGGGCGAAGAAAAGGAAGTTTCCCTGCCCAAGGCAATCGACGCAGGTCTGTTCCCGGGTATGCAGGGTGGTCCCCACGATCACATCAACGCTGGTAAGGCGGTTGCATTCCTCGAAGCTCTCCAGCCGGAATTCCAGACCTACGCTCAGAACATCATCAAGAACGCTAAGGCTATGGCCGACGAACTGATGAAGCTGGGTTACAAGATCATTTCCGATGGTACCGACAACCACCTCATGGTTGTGGACATGACTTCCAAGGGTATCGGCGGTAAGGATGCTGAAGTTGCCATGGAAAAGGTTGGCATCTCCTGCAGCCGTTCTACCATTCCGTTCGACACTCGCAAGCCCATGGATCCGTCCGGTGTTCGTCTTGGCACTGCTGCCATCACTACCCGCGGCTTCGACGAAGAAGATTCCCGCGAAGTGGCTCGCATCATCGACCGTTGCATCCAGAACAAGGACAACGAAGAAGGCCTGAAGGCTATCCGTCAGGAAATCGTCGAACTCTGCAAGAAGCACCCTTTATATAAGTAG
- a CDS encoding agmatine deiminase family protein: MANSVRYPAEWEEQAATWLAFPHNKKNWYGERGVNIRKFYINLIRTISEFQPVNVLVPSKNFLTFEEKFALADRPFPVSVIFLKTNDIWIRDYGPFFMKKGDKTVISETQFNAWGAKFPPWNLDNAIPSTIAEAFGYKMDKSVPYIFEGGAIEVNGDGLGITTLDCLIGKNRNADKDLTKVIKALCNAFGLKSLLILPHGLHGDHTDGHIDNVARFVAKDRVVMCWEDSKKSPNTPILAEAKHLIEEFMKAHYGKKAKVDTLPLPPQRVLDDGQILPASYMNYIHANGALIFPKYKSPKDAIAQKYFESVFPKLKVIGIDCRTVIEEGGSLHCMSKHESK; this comes from the coding sequence ATGGCAAATTCAGTTAGATATCCTGCAGAATGGGAAGAACAGGCAGCTACTTGGCTCGCCTTCCCCCACAACAAAAAGAACTGGTACGGCGAACGCGGCGTTAACATCCGTAAGTTTTACATCAACCTGATCCGCACCATCAGCGAATTCCAGCCAGTGAACGTGCTGGTTCCTTCCAAGAACTTTTTGACCTTCGAAGAAAAGTTTGCATTGGCAGACCGCCCCTTCCCCGTCAGCGTCATTTTCCTCAAGACCAACGACATCTGGATTCGTGACTACGGTCCGTTCTTTATGAAGAAGGGCGACAAGACTGTAATTTCCGAAACCCAGTTCAACGCTTGGGGCGCCAAGTTCCCTCCCTGGAACCTCGACAACGCCATCCCCTCTACCATTGCAGAAGCTTTCGGCTACAAGATGGACAAGAGCGTTCCTTACATCTTTGAAGGTGGCGCTATCGAAGTGAACGGCGACGGTCTGGGCATTACCACTCTGGACTGTCTCATCGGCAAGAACCGCAATGCAGACAAGGACCTGACCAAGGTGATCAAGGCTCTCTGCAACGCATTCGGTCTCAAGTCCCTGCTGATTCTCCCCCACGGTCTCCACGGCGACCACACCGACGGTCATATCGACAACGTTGCTCGCTTTGTTGCCAAGGATCGCGTGGTCATGTGCTGGGAAGATTCCAAGAAGAGTCCCAACACTCCTATTCTCGCCGAAGCAAAACACTTGATAGAAGAATTCATGAAGGCTCACTACGGCAAGAAGGCAAAGGTGGACACTCTGCCCCTGCCTCCCCAGCGCGTTCTGGACGACGGACAGATTCTTCCGGCTAGCTACATGAACTACATTCATGCCAACGGCGCTCTCATCTTCCCCAAGTACAAGAGCCCCAAGGACGCAATCGCCCAGAAGTATTTCGAAAGCGTATTCCCCAAGCTGAAGGTGATTGGCATCGACTGCCGCACTGTGATTGAGGAAGGCGGAAGCTTGCACTGCATGAGCAAGCACGAAAGCAAGTAA
- a CDS encoding outer membrane protein produces the protein MKKILFALLTFAALTFAAEKVYLAPISLVGMHGDYALVSSKLMKAYIEDDGRYVLVVGNEQDSVTVDNQAAVREKAIAKGCSKYILAEFTRLGENVLMSFKLYKIDSDAPIWDDRLKAANPDDFDPIIQRVARNIGTKRKATKDDDIYSVTQKETEDITRKSVSSYLGVSLGGLFAMQPDVDALAGISVYLHFDFGYLLAGLDASYYGIDNSLEMGFINLSAYYPFGSRALTPYVGGGLGIGFTTYDSDVDDTMYDSVDDRAGLSGFLGGGLLINRNSKLLLNLNARYVLNFYKTRNLEWRKTDHGKELVAKDHAINGFQVSFGIARGF, from the coding sequence ATGAAAAAGATTCTTTTTGCTCTGCTGACCTTCGCTGCTCTTACTTTTGCTGCAGAAAAGGTTTATCTCGCTCCCATCAGTCTGGTGGGTATGCATGGTGATTATGCCTTGGTATCTTCCAAACTCATGAAGGCCTATATCGAAGATGATGGTCGTTACGTTCTGGTTGTGGGTAACGAACAGGACTCTGTAACGGTGGATAATCAGGCTGCCGTTCGTGAAAAGGCTATTGCCAAGGGCTGTTCCAAGTACATTCTCGCGGAATTCACTCGTCTGGGTGAAAACGTCCTCATGTCCTTCAAACTGTATAAGATTGATTCCGATGCTCCTATCTGGGATGACCGTCTGAAAGCTGCCAATCCGGATGATTTCGACCCGATTATCCAGCGTGTAGCCCGTAACATCGGCACTAAGCGTAAGGCTACCAAGGACGACGATATCTATTCTGTAACCCAGAAGGAAACTGAAGATATTACCCGTAAGTCTGTCTCTAGCTATCTGGGCGTATCTTTGGGTGGTCTCTTTGCTATGCAGCCCGATGTAGATGCTCTCGCCGGCATTTCCGTCTATCTGCATTTTGACTTCGGCTATTTGCTGGCTGGCCTCGATGCATCTTACTATGGTATTGACAATTCTCTGGAAATGGGCTTCATTAATTTGTCTGCTTACTATCCTTTCGGCTCCAGAGCACTTACTCCCTATGTGGGCGGTGGTCTGGGCATTGGTTTCACCACCTATGATTCCGATGTGGATGATACCATGTACGACTCCGTCGATGATCGCGCCGGTCTTAGCGGCTTCCTGGGTGGCGGTCTCCTGATTAACCGTAATAGCAAGCTTCTTTTGAACCTGAATGCCCGTTACGTCCTGAATTTCTACAAGACCAGAAATTTGGAATGGCGTAAGACCGATCATGGCAAGGAACTGGTTGCTAAGGACCATGCCATCAATGGCTTCCAGGTAAGCTTCGGCATTGCCCGCGGTTTCTAA
- a CDS encoding carbon-nitrogen hydrolase, which yields MKKIKTATLQGKWTGDTKSNNEWYKAEALKLKGQGIDIVILPEMFHTPYFPFEENADFFDMAIEKDDVIVKEWQAIAKELNAVVVFPFFEKRARGIYHNSAFVFERDGSIAGLYRKSHIPDDPAFYEKYYFIPGDTGFEPIKTSAGKIGVLICWDQWFPEAARIMSLKGADLLIYPTAIGWMKSEPKELYPRQQDSWVTVMRGHAIANRTFVLSANRIGTEGELTFWGTSFVAAPDGFLINKCECDFLGASIVEIDLGETEFNRRWWPHFRDRRVDLYGDILKIWCEE from the coding sequence ATGAAGAAAATTAAGACCGCTACCCTCCAAGGAAAGTGGACTGGTGATACCAAGTCCAACAATGAATGGTACAAGGCCGAAGCTCTCAAGCTGAAGGGCCAGGGAATTGACATCGTCATTCTCCCCGAAATGTTCCACACACCCTACTTCCCGTTTGAAGAAAACGCAGATTTCTTTGACATGGCCATCGAAAAGGATGACGTCATCGTCAAGGAATGGCAGGCAATTGCCAAGGAATTGAACGCAGTAGTGGTCTTTCCCTTCTTTGAAAAGCGCGCCCGCGGCATCTACCACAACTCCGCCTTCGTCTTTGAACGTGACGGAAGCATCGCTGGTCTCTATCGCAAGAGCCACATCCCCGACGATCCTGCCTTCTATGAAAAGTATTACTTCATTCCTGGCGACACAGGCTTTGAACCTATCAAGACCTCCGCAGGTAAGATTGGCGTTCTGATTTGCTGGGATCAGTGGTTCCCGGAAGCAGCCCGCATCATGAGCCTGAAGGGTGCAGACTTGCTAATCTACCCCACCGCTATCGGCTGGATGAAATCTGAACCTAAGGAACTTTACCCGCGCCAGCAGGACAGCTGGGTGACCGTGATGCGCGGCCACGCCATTGCAAACCGCACCTTCGTGCTAAGCGCCAACCGCATCGGTACCGAAGGGGAACTGACTTTCTGGGGCACAAGCTTTGTGGCCGCTCCGGATGGATTCTTGATTAACAAGTGCGAATGCGATTTCCTGGGTGCATCCATTGTGGAAATTGACCTAGGCGAAACCGAATTCAATCGCCGCTGGTGGCCGCATTTCCGCGATCGCCGCGTTGACTTGTACGGCGACATCTTGAAAATTTGGTGTGAAGAATAA
- a CDS encoding DUF2914 domain-containing protein encodes MQFVDNLRAKPFVQKIEKFFPAIAFLGGFSWDSITLGQRIDGFDILFLVAYYLGALIITILLSAHNAAVLDEDAPKKHGFLNREWSEAWKQRFSWAIQFCFGSMFSALVVCYFKSSGSFTTFILVVLLAVLLVCNEFLQKRYESFAISLAQFCLLGTMFLNFAIPHLVNRIGFIWFFISTLLSFGVCALVWKISKYRFYVLIAPAVICVLLIISYMANLVPPVPLVMKEQAACKNLDTKTYICELDAPSFWQKVGLVAPSVHKGDDPMIYFVSSVYAPTDLKAEIEYRWYYADPRTGKFKLVDKISSERMVVQGGRDEGYRSYSRKKNAPPGKYRVETAYRNGAVIGSMTFDIFAGESETGMVQDTIQ; translated from the coding sequence ATGCAATTCGTAGATAACCTCCGCGCAAAACCCTTTGTCCAGAAAATTGAGAAGTTTTTTCCGGCCATCGCCTTCCTGGGCGGTTTCAGCTGGGACTCCATCACCCTCGGTCAACGTATTGACGGCTTTGATATTCTCTTCCTGGTAGCCTACTACCTGGGCGCCTTGATCATTACCATTCTGCTTTCGGCCCATAACGCAGCCGTACTGGACGAAGACGCTCCCAAGAAGCATGGATTTTTAAACCGCGAGTGGAGCGAAGCCTGGAAACAAAGGTTTTCCTGGGCAATCCAATTCTGCTTTGGTAGCATGTTCAGCGCCCTGGTGGTGTGCTATTTCAAGAGCAGCGGATCCTTCACCACCTTCATCCTGGTGGTCCTGCTAGCCGTACTGCTGGTCTGTAACGAATTCCTGCAAAAGCGTTACGAAAGTTTCGCCATCAGCTTAGCACAGTTCTGCCTGCTGGGAACCATGTTCCTGAATTTTGCAATTCCTCACTTGGTGAATCGCATCGGCTTTATCTGGTTCTTTATTAGTACCCTTTTGTCTTTCGGCGTATGCGCCCTGGTATGGAAGATTTCCAAATATCGTTTCTATGTGCTTATCGCGCCTGCAGTAATCTGCGTTCTACTCATCATCTCCTACATGGCAAACCTGGTTCCTCCCGTACCTTTGGTTATGAAGGAACAAGCAGCCTGTAAGAACCTGGACACCAAGACGTACATCTGCGAACTGGACGCACCCTCTTTCTGGCAAAAAGTAGGCCTTGTTGCCCCTAGCGTCCATAAAGGCGACGATCCCATGATCTATTTCGTTTCTTCCGTATACGCCCCTACGGATTTGAAGGCAGAGATTGAGTACCGTTGGTACTATGCCGACCCTCGTACAGGGAAGTTCAAACTTGTAGATAAAATAAGTTCTGAACGAATGGTGGTGCAGGGTGGCCGTGACGAAGGTTATCGCAGCTATTCCCGCAAAAAGAACGCTCCCCCGGGAAAGTATCGCGTAGAAACCGCCTATCGTAACGGCGCAGTCATCGGTTCCATGACCTTTGATATTTTTGCAGGTGAATCCGAAACAGGTATGGTTCAGGATACAATCCAATAG
- a CDS encoding BamA/TamA family outer membrane protein — MKQVIFLILALVLTVFAEEPDKNPWYVRIYGNKVFSSYQIEEQLDVPAKFGQMDTTKQDFIMRLSLENVKALYYTMGYFSSDIALEIQRDFINPNEFQRGYNIYIRDGERYRFSGVDVKAPEGIQVELDKSGLNTAQDRYYSHEEIAEDLQTIQNAFRAEGYLHAYVSSTEYIDTTHKKIRVEVNVETGPKVLMGGVISETHRTAGPGKKDSISEAGLTDTAWLSSLWRIKPGEVIDGNQYNSFKSKLFSTQLFTQIKLTDSLRADGLSDVHVKVTERIPGDTRYGFFYEQIYGFGAQAQARHKNFFGRFNEFSANVLVAQHKQEMSIGYANPLLFGTSFSIIPTAIRFDDRLTLNHEKIEQLAYSDRYEERYEIINRGDITFGITNHIRFRGTIDTRYVSKNKDTVFVVSKADSLDQDGNELTVKRDSLLEDKLLKLKGEIALTFDYTDDYFNPTKGIRVAPTIGAGTNWDGDLSSFNMRGNPYTYGEITANIYFPLFWTFNGALSGSVGKFFAKAIEDDARIFYQGGSRSVRGYRFRSIYAGYEEEDNGDTLIYTGLTPRYLRFNEEIRWTLPLKSLRKWQIVQFYDWAYVTDHDPKYQDARDESFGFGLRYRWQFLTFRLDYAFKKTLDNWNAESFHWGRFAFDLSQTF, encoded by the coding sequence ATGAAGCAAGTAATTTTCCTGATACTCGCACTTGTGCTCACGGTTTTCGCAGAAGAACCCGATAAGAATCCTTGGTATGTCCGCATCTACGGTAACAAAGTATTTTCCAGCTACCAAATTGAAGAACAGCTGGATGTACCCGCAAAATTCGGGCAGATGGATACCACCAAGCAAGACTTCATTATGCGTCTTTCCCTGGAAAACGTAAAAGCACTTTACTATACCATGGGCTACTTCAGTTCAGATATAGCCTTGGAAATCCAGAGAGACTTTATCAATCCCAACGAATTCCAGCGTGGCTACAACATTTACATTCGAGATGGGGAACGTTATCGATTTAGTGGCGTGGATGTGAAAGCTCCTGAAGGCATCCAAGTGGAACTCGATAAAAGCGGTTTAAATACTGCACAGGATCGTTACTACAGCCACGAAGAAATCGCAGAAGACTTGCAGACCATCCAGAACGCATTCCGTGCGGAAGGATATCTCCACGCTTACGTATCCTCCACAGAATACATTGATACTACCCATAAGAAGATTCGCGTTGAAGTCAATGTGGAAACTGGCCCCAAGGTCTTGATGGGCGGAGTAATCAGCGAAACCCACCGCACCGCAGGTCCCGGCAAAAAGGACAGTATTTCTGAAGCAGGCCTTACGGATACCGCATGGCTATCCTCCCTCTGGAGAATCAAGCCCGGCGAAGTGATTGACGGTAACCAATACAATTCCTTCAAGTCAAAGCTGTTCTCGACCCAGCTATTTACACAAATTAAGCTTACAGACTCCCTGAGGGCGGATGGTTTATCCGACGTTCATGTGAAGGTGACCGAGCGTATTCCCGGGGACACCCGCTATGGATTCTTCTACGAACAAATCTACGGTTTTGGCGCTCAAGCACAAGCAAGACACAAGAACTTCTTTGGACGATTCAACGAATTTTCTGCAAACGTCCTTGTGGCACAACATAAGCAGGAAATGTCCATAGGCTATGCAAATCCGCTACTCTTTGGAACATCTTTCAGCATCATCCCCACTGCAATCCGTTTTGATGACCGCCTCACCCTGAACCATGAAAAAATCGAACAGTTAGCCTACAGCGACCGTTACGAAGAACGCTACGAAATCATCAACCGCGGAGACATTACCTTCGGCATCACCAATCATATTCGATTCCGCGGGACCATCGATACACGATACGTTTCCAAAAACAAGGATACCGTATTTGTGGTAAGCAAGGCTGATTCTCTAGATCAAGACGGGAACGAATTAACAGTAAAGAGAGACTCCCTACTGGAAGATAAATTGCTGAAACTGAAAGGCGAAATTGCATTGACCTTCGACTATACCGACGATTACTTCAACCCCACCAAGGGTATTCGAGTAGCACCTACCATTGGCGCTGGCACCAACTGGGACGGCGATCTCAGTTCCTTTAACATGCGCGGAAATCCCTATACTTACGGTGAAATAACGGCAAATATTTACTTCCCCTTATTCTGGACTTTTAACGGAGCATTGAGCGGCAGTGTGGGTAAATTCTTTGCCAAGGCAATCGAAGATGACGCACGAATCTTCTACCAGGGTGGATCCAGATCCGTACGCGGCTACCGTTTCCGCAGTATTTACGCCGGTTACGAAGAAGAAGATAATGGCGACACCCTCATATACACAGGACTTACACCACGCTACCTGCGATTCAACGAAGAAATTCGCTGGACACTCCCCCTCAAGAGTTTACGCAAATGGCAGATTGTACAATTCTACGACTGGGCTTACGTTACCGATCACGACCCGAAATATCAGGACGCTCGTGATGAAAGCTTTGGATTCGGCCTGCGCTATCGTTGGCAGTTCCTCACCTTCCGCCTGGACTACGCTTTCAAGAAAACATTGGATAACTGGAATGCAGAATCCTTCCACTGGGGACGATTCGCCTTTGACCTTTCCCAGACCTTCTAG
- a CDS encoding proline--tRNA ligase translates to MKLSKYFYVTLRETPSDATMPSHIFLMRGGYIKPVSTGIYSMMPIGFRVIQKITNIVREEMNKIGGIEVDLPVVQTADLWSESGRYQAIGEELLRFKDRNNHNMVLAMTHEEAMTDMARYVLNSYKQLPFMLYQFKTKYRDEARARGGLIRVREFLMKDAYSFHSSQEDLDKHYQEEYDAYLRIYRRVGIEPVVVQSDTGIMGGKVAHEFMLDTPNGEDYLILCKKCGYQANREIAKFTRETYKGDANAMPEKVETPHCPSIEELSAFLKIDPKSTAKCVFFDFEGKLITVMVPGNLDVSEIKLHNLLKAKELYPADDTLIKACGMVPGFASPIGSHDTRIIVDEALADACDLVMGANEENYHLLHCTPKRDFPAFEVADIAEAQGGCKCPSCGEGLSETRGIELGNIFKLGTKFSESMGAKYLTAEKTTAPAIMGCYGIGIGRLMASVVENSHDDFGPIWPKSIAPFQVEIVPIGKEPELVELAEKFEAELEAAGIDVLVDDRDERPGVKFKDADLWGSPVRIAIGKKGLANGEVEWKFRNEKEFTMVKVEDVVAKAKAYFAE, encoded by the coding sequence ATGAAACTCTCTAAGTACTTCTACGTCACGCTCCGCGAAACGCCCAGCGATGCTACCATGCCCAGCCACATCTTCCTGATGCGCGGTGGTTATATCAAGCCGGTTTCTACTGGTATCTACTCCATGATGCCTATCGGTTTTCGCGTGATCCAGAAGATCACCAACATCGTCCGCGAAGAAATGAACAAGATCGGCGGTATCGAAGTGGACCTGCCCGTGGTTCAGACCGCAGACCTGTGGAGCGAATCTGGCCGTTACCAGGCCATTGGCGAAGAACTGCTCCGCTTTAAGGATCGTAACAACCACAACATGGTTCTTGCCATGACTCACGAAGAAGCCATGACCGATATGGCTCGCTACGTGCTGAACAGCTACAAGCAGCTGCCCTTCATGCTGTACCAGTTCAAGACCAAGTACCGCGACGAAGCCCGTGCCCGTGGCGGTCTGATCCGCGTCCGTGAATTCCTCATGAAGGACGCCTACAGCTTCCATTCTTCTCAGGAAGACCTGGACAAGCACTACCAGGAAGAATACGATGCATACCTCCGCATTTACCGCCGCGTGGGCATTGAACCCGTGGTCGTGCAGAGCGATACCGGCATCATGGGCGGTAAGGTTGCCCACGAATTCATGCTGGACACTCCCAACGGCGAAGACTACCTGATTCTCTGTAAGAAGTGCGGCTACCAGGCCAACCGCGAAATCGCAAAGTTTACCCGCGAAACCTACAAGGGCGACGCAAACGCTATGCCCGAAAAGGTTGAAACCCCGCACTGCCCGTCTATCGAAGAACTGAGCGCATTCCTGAAGATCGACCCGAAGTCCACCGCAAAGTGCGTGTTCTTCGACTTCGAAGGCAAGCTCATTACCGTTATGGTTCCGGGCAACCTGGATGTTTCCGAAATCAAGCTCCACAACCTGCTGAAGGCCAAGGAACTTTACCCCGCAGACGACACCCTCATCAAGGCTTGCGGCATGGTTCCGGGCTTTGCTAGCCCCATCGGTTCTCACGACACCCGCATCATCGTTGACGAAGCTCTGGCCGACGCATGCGATCTCGTGATGGGCGCTAACGAAGAAAACTACCACTTGCTGCACTGCACTCCCAAGCGCGACTTCCCGGCATTTGAAGTTGCCGACATCGCCGAAGCACAGGGTGGCTGCAAGTGCCCGAGCTGCGGCGAAGGCCTCTCCGAAACCCGCGGTATCGAACTGGGTAACATCTTTAAGCTGGGCACCAAGTTCTCTGAATCCATGGGTGCCAAGTACCTCACTGCCGAAAAGACCACCGCTCCTGCAATCATGGGTTGCTACGGTATCGGTATCGGCCGCTTGATGGCTTCCGTTGTTGAAAACAGCCATGACGACTTCGGCCCCATTTGGCCCAAGTCCATTGCTCCTTTCCAGGTGGAAATCGTTCCCATCGGTAAGGAACCGGAACTGGTAGAACTTGCAGAAAAGTTCGAAGCAGAACTTGAAGCTGCTGGCATCGACGTCCTGGTGGATGACCGTGACGAACGTCCGGGCGTTAAGTTCAAGGATGCTGACCTGTGGGGTTCTCCGGTCCGTATCGCTATCGGCAAGAAGGGTCTTGCAAATGGTGAAGTGGAATGGAAGTTCCGCAACGAAAAGGAATTCACCATGGTCAAGGTGGAAGACGTCGTTGCTAAGGCAAAGGCTTACTTCGCTGAGTAA